In Actinomadura citrea, a single window of DNA contains:
- the lysW gene encoding lysine biosynthesis protein LysW — protein MTQTCPECEGPVQLAEPVRLSEIAQCADCSSELEVVGLEPVTLALAPEIEEDWGE, from the coding sequence ATGACCCAGACCTGTCCCGAGTGTGAGGGCCCGGTCCAGCTCGCCGAGCCGGTCCGGCTCAGCGAGATCGCGCAGTGCGCCGACTGCTCCAGCGAGCTGGAGGTGGTCGGCCTGGAGCCGGTGACCCTCGCGCTCGCCCCCGAGATCGAGGAGGACTGGGGCGAGTGA
- a CDS encoding transketolase family protein, with protein MTADRPAPHETSRPRSAREVYRDLLPELMRADDRLYCLDSDTGLFDAAAFAEVPGRYLNLGIAEHNLMGTAAGLAASGNVPYVTTMATFAATRALEAIKIDIAYNALPVRIVATHGGLAAGHLGPTHHALEDLAVMRALPGFTVVVPGDAGQAGEAVRQSAALPGPVYIRLGRSATPGLDGAAPGGGPFEIGRAQWLRRGGDVALIACGPHPVLAAAHAADRLAGRGVRAAVLNLHTLRPLDAAAVVAAAEGTAGVVTVEEHWRSGGLGGAVAETLAEHAPARVARVGMPDTFAERAGGQEDLLDRYGITADAVVAAALNLTSGTHGGGTHDPDLSRV; from the coding sequence ATGACGGCCGACCGCCCCGCCCCCCACGAGACGTCCCGGCCGCGCTCCGCGCGGGAGGTGTACCGCGACCTGCTGCCGGAGCTGATGCGCGCCGACGACCGGCTGTACTGCCTGGACAGCGACACCGGGCTGTTCGATGCGGCCGCCTTCGCCGAGGTCCCCGGCCGCTACCTCAACCTCGGCATCGCCGAGCACAACCTCATGGGCACGGCCGCGGGCCTGGCCGCCAGCGGGAACGTCCCGTACGTCACGACGATGGCGACCTTCGCCGCGACCCGGGCGCTGGAGGCCATCAAGATCGACATCGCGTACAACGCGCTGCCCGTCCGCATCGTCGCCACCCACGGCGGGCTGGCCGCCGGGCACCTCGGCCCGACCCACCACGCGCTGGAGGACCTGGCCGTCATGCGGGCGCTGCCCGGCTTCACCGTGGTCGTCCCGGGCGACGCGGGGCAGGCGGGCGAGGCCGTCCGGCAGAGCGCGGCGCTGCCCGGCCCCGTCTACATCCGGCTCGGCCGGTCGGCCACCCCCGGCCTGGACGGCGCGGCTCCCGGGGGCGGCCCCTTCGAGATCGGCCGGGCGCAGTGGCTGCGGCGCGGCGGGGACGTGGCGCTCATCGCCTGCGGACCGCATCCGGTGCTGGCCGCGGCGCACGCCGCCGACCGGCTCGCCGGGCGGGGCGTGCGGGCCGCCGTCCTCAACCTGCACACGCTGCGCCCGCTCGACGCCGCGGCCGTGGTCGCGGCGGCCGAGGGCACCGCGGGCGTCGTCACCGTCGAGGAGCACTGGCGCTCGGGCGGCCTCGGCGGCGCCGTCGCCGAGACCCTCGCCGAGCACGCGCCCGCCCGGGTGGCGCGCGTCGGCATGCCCGACACGTTCGCCGAGCGCGCGGGCGGCCAGGAGGACCTGCTCGACCGGTACGGCATCACGGCGGACGCGGTCGTCGCCGCGGCGCTGAACCTGACCAGCGGAACCCATGGAGGTGGCACCCATGACCCAGACCTGTCCCGAGTGTGA